In Pantoea phytobeneficialis, one genomic interval encodes:
- a CDS encoding TenA family protein gives MSFTDRLLQEHQGLWQAMQQHRFVLDIEQDQLDSAVFNRYLVFEGNFVATAIAIFALGISKAPDIRQQRWLITVLNALVDTQIAWFEEVYTRRAIDPASVPADVPGVKRFDAGMLHTAQQGSYAEIITIMFGAEWMYYHWCARVAQQHQRDTDIRRWVELHAEEAFYQQASWLKAELDACALTLSESELQRLSSLYADVLRWEIDFHSAAYGD, from the coding sequence ATGTCATTCACTGACCGCTTATTACAGGAGCATCAGGGGTTATGGCAGGCGATGCAGCAGCATCGCTTTGTGCTGGATATTGAACAGGATCAGCTGGATAGCGCGGTATTCAATCGTTATCTGGTGTTTGAAGGCAACTTTGTCGCCACCGCGATTGCCATCTTTGCGCTGGGTATCAGTAAAGCCCCGGATATCCGTCAGCAGCGCTGGTTGATCACCGTGTTAAACGCACTGGTGGATACGCAGATTGCCTGGTTCGAAGAGGTGTATACCCGGCGCGCTATTGATCCCGCCAGCGTACCCGCAGACGTACCGGGGGTGAAACGCTTTGACGCCGGGATGTTACACACAGCGCAGCAGGGAAGTTATGCCGAGATCATCACCATCATGTTTGGCGCGGAGTGGATGTATTACCACTGGTGCGCACGGGTGGCGCAACAACATCAACGCGATACGGATATCCGCCGCTGGGTCGAACTGCATGCGGAAGAGGCGTTTTACCAACAGGCCAGTTGGTTGAAAGCGGAACTGGATGCCTGTGCGCTGACATTGTCGGAAAGCGAACTACAGCGACTGTCGTCGCTGTATGCCGATGTGCTGCGCTGGGAAATCGATTTTCACAGCGCCGCCTATGGTGATTAA
- a CDS encoding BtpA/SgcQ family protein, with the protein MAVISAEKGNAIQAIFSRQKAVIGVIHCDAFPGTPKYRGSSVGDIIDRALRDADNYLSGGLHGLIVENHGDIPFSKPEDIGPETSALMAVITEKIRSRFGVPLGINVLANAAIPALATALAGGADFIRVNQWANAYVANEGLIEGAAAKALRYRSQLRAEHIRVFADSHVKHGSHAIVADRSIPELTRDVEFFEADAVIATGQRTGDSATLSEIDEIRSATSLPLLVGSGVTPGNVCEILGRTQGVIVASALKRDGVWWNEVELARVKHFMGIAKAALGE; encoded by the coding sequence ATGGCAGTTATCTCAGCAGAAAAGGGTAATGCAATACAAGCGATATTTTCGCGTCAAAAAGCAGTGATTGGCGTTATTCATTGCGATGCTTTTCCCGGCACGCCAAAATATCGCGGATCGTCAGTGGGTGATATTATTGATCGCGCGTTGCGTGATGCAGATAATTATCTCTCCGGCGGCTTGCATGGTTTGATTGTTGAGAATCATGGCGATATTCCGTTTTCTAAGCCCGAAGATATTGGCCCGGAAACCTCGGCGCTGATGGCGGTGATTACTGAAAAGATTCGCAGCCGCTTTGGCGTGCCGTTGGGTATTAACGTGCTGGCGAATGCCGCCATCCCGGCGCTGGCTACGGCACTGGCGGGCGGGGCCGATTTTATCCGGGTTAACCAGTGGGCCAATGCCTATGTGGCCAACGAAGGATTGATCGAAGGGGCTGCCGCGAAAGCGCTACGTTATCGTAGCCAGTTACGTGCCGAGCATATCCGGGTGTTTGCTGACAGCCATGTCAAACACGGCAGCCACGCCATTGTTGCCGATCGTTCCATCCCCGAGCTTACCCGTGACGTGGAATTTTTTGAGGCGGATGCGGTGATTGCTACCGGGCAACGCACCGGCGATAGTGCCACCCTGAGCGAGATCGACGAAATTCGCAGCGCCACCTCGCTGCCGCTGCTGGTGGGGTCGGGCGTGACACCGGGTAATGTGTGCGAAATCCTCGGACGTACTCAGGGGGTGATTGTCGCCAGTGCGCTGAAGCGGGACGGCGTATGGTGGAACGAAGTGGAACTGGCGCGCGTGAAGCATTTTATGGGCATTGCGAAAGCGGCATTGGGGGAATAA
- a CDS encoding PfkB family carbohydrate kinase, translating into MHIYVCGNITVDEFWQVDHFPAEGESALGNKVHSDVGGKGANQAMILSRCGLTTSLITATGEDSQGEWLRQRASDENLLLLPAVASVPFSDNSVIFTTANGDNAIMTSNAAANSLTPERVSDWLKAAQPGDIFLQQGNLSAPTTLALFQLAKSRGMTTVFNPSPVNPAFVDCWPWVDIAVVNQGEAALLKPRLPPHGSLIITLGASGAELQRDQQHWQVPAIQAEVVDTTGAGDTFLAVLLASSLLRQTAPDSLALHHATAAAAITVSRRGTWRAFPTRAELQTLLSDRHPS; encoded by the coding sequence ATGCATATTTACGTATGCGGTAATATTACCGTCGATGAATTCTGGCAGGTTGATCATTTTCCTGCCGAGGGCGAATCCGCCCTGGGAAATAAAGTTCATAGCGATGTTGGCGGTAAAGGTGCCAATCAGGCTATGATATTATCCCGCTGTGGTCTTACCACGTCATTAATCACCGCGACCGGCGAAGATTCGCAGGGTGAATGGTTACGCCAACGCGCCAGTGATGAAAATCTGCTGTTATTACCTGCCGTTGCCAGTGTTCCCTTCAGTGATAACTCGGTTATTTTCACCACCGCTAACGGTGATAACGCCATTATGACCAGCAACGCCGCGGCAAATAGCCTGACGCCGGAACGGGTCAGCGACTGGTTAAAGGCCGCACAACCCGGCGATATTTTTCTGCAACAGGGCAATCTCAGCGCACCCACCACGCTGGCGCTATTCCAGTTGGCAAAATCGCGTGGCATGACCACGGTATTCAACCCCTCCCCGGTCAACCCGGCGTTTGTGGATTGCTGGCCGTGGGTCGATATCGCCGTGGTTAACCAGGGCGAAGCGGCGTTGCTGAAACCCAGGCTGCCACCACACGGCAGTCTGATCATCACCCTTGGTGCATCCGGTGCCGAATTACAACGTGACCAACAGCACTGGCAGGTGCCTGCCATTCAGGCTGAGGTTGTTGATACCACCGGCGCAGGTGATACCTTCCTCGCCGTGCTGCTTGCTTCCAGCCTGCTGCGGCAAACCGCGCCGGATAGCCTGGCGTTACACCACGCGACTGCCGCCGCCGCCATTACCGTCAGCCGACGCGGCACCTGGCGTGCCTTCCCGACACGCGCAGAACTGCAAACCCTTCTTTCCGACCGCCACCCCTCGTAG
- a CDS encoding ABC transporter substrate-binding protein: MMLFNTSKKNVFSCVVLLSSLITTSALAASADYALVQINQQALFFNLMNKGAQEAAKASGKNVVIFNANDNPVSQNDAIENYIEQGVKGIMVDAIDVNGIMPAIKEAAAKNIPVIAIDAVLPAGPQAAQVGVDNVEGGKILGKYFLGYVDKSMGGKARVGVVGALNSAIQNARQKGFEDTIKSNKNISVADVVDGRNIQDDAMTAAENLITGNPDLTAIYATGEPALLGAIAAVENQGRQKDIKVFGWDLTARAINGIDQGYVVAVLQQDPEKMGEEAVKALNTLTSGKTVAKQIQVPATVVTKENVGSYRSMFK, encoded by the coding sequence ATGATGTTATTTAACACCAGCAAGAAAAATGTGTTTTCCTGTGTTGTGCTTCTCTCTTCATTAATCACCACTTCCGCGCTGGCGGCATCAGCAGATTATGCGTTGGTGCAAATCAACCAGCAGGCGCTATTTTTTAATCTGATGAATAAAGGTGCGCAGGAAGCGGCCAAGGCCAGCGGTAAAAATGTCGTTATCTTTAATGCCAACGATAATCCGGTTTCACAAAATGATGCCATCGAAAACTATATCGAGCAGGGCGTAAAAGGCATTATGGTGGACGCCATCGATGTCAATGGCATTATGCCAGCGATTAAAGAAGCGGCGGCGAAAAATATTCCGGTGATTGCCATCGATGCGGTATTACCGGCAGGCCCGCAAGCGGCGCAGGTCGGGGTGGATAACGTCGAAGGCGGTAAGATCCTCGGTAAATATTTCCTCGGTTATGTCGACAAAAGTATGGGCGGCAAAGCACGAGTCGGCGTGGTTGGCGCGTTGAACTCCGCCATCCAGAACGCTCGCCAGAAAGGCTTTGAAGATACGATTAAAAGTAATAAAAACATCAGCGTGGCGGATGTGGTCGATGGCCGCAACATCCAGGATGACGCGATGACGGCAGCGGAAAACCTGATCACCGGCAACCCGGATCTGACCGCCATTTACGCCACCGGTGAACCGGCGCTGCTGGGCGCGATTGCGGCGGTAGAGAACCAGGGCCGCCAGAAGGATATCAAGGTGTTTGGCTGGGATTTGACCGCGCGCGCGATCAACGGCATCGACCAGGGTTATGTGGTGGCGGTGCTGCAACAAGACCCGGAAAAAATGGGTGAGGAAGCGGTGAAGGCGCTCAATACCCTGACGTCGGGTAAGACGGTAGCCAAACAGATCCAGGTTCCGGCGACGGTCGTCACCAAAGAGAACGTTGGCAGCTACCGCTCAATGTTTAAATAA
- a CDS encoding LacI family DNA-binding transcriptional regulator has protein sequence MTKKRVLLSDVAQLAGLSKATVSRYLNHSLVLPQDTVTRIENAIRQLDYRGNSLARRLSKGGSETLGLVLPDITNPFFAELADAAEEAASQHGYSLVLCITRNNPDKECQFIRWLDTCQVDGLLFTTNRPDNGLLRKEVQRQQRIVLLDEDIPGSSVPKVFADNVQGGKLATEQLIAAGHRHIAFVGGPDALMSVRERYQGFCAAMQQAGLEVVPEWVLFGKYERSFGAQALHHFFAAEQRPTAVFAASDYLVLGLLDGLREQGLRAPDALSLVGFDDASYAEFTQPRISTIRQPAREMGRAAVEQMLALLHGDLPAAQETRFPVEWIARDSISRLNPVR, from the coding sequence ATGACAAAAAAACGCGTATTACTTTCCGATGTCGCGCAACTGGCCGGCTTATCCAAAGCCACCGTGTCGCGTTATCTTAATCATTCGCTGGTGCTGCCGCAGGATACCGTCACACGTATCGAAAATGCGATCCGCCAGCTCGATTATCGTGGCAACTCACTGGCGCGTCGCCTGAGCAAAGGCGGCAGCGAAACCCTGGGCCTGGTGCTGCCCGATATTACCAACCCCTTCTTTGCTGAACTGGCGGATGCCGCCGAAGAAGCCGCCTCACAGCATGGCTACAGCCTGGTGCTGTGCATCACCCGCAACAATCCCGACAAGGAGTGCCAGTTTATTCGCTGGCTGGATACCTGCCAGGTGGATGGCCTGCTGTTTACCACCAACCGCCCGGATAACGGCCTGCTGCGCAAAGAGGTGCAGCGTCAGCAGCGAATTGTGTTACTCGACGAAGATATCCCTGGCAGCAGCGTACCCAAAGTGTTCGCCGACAACGTGCAGGGCGGCAAGCTGGCAACCGAACAACTGATCGCAGCCGGCCATCGTCATATCGCCTTTGTCGGTGGGCCGGATGCGCTGATGAGCGTGCGCGAACGCTACCAGGGTTTTTGCGCCGCCATGCAGCAAGCCGGGCTGGAAGTGGTGCCGGAGTGGGTATTGTTTGGCAAATATGAACGCAGTTTTGGTGCCCAGGCGCTGCACCACTTCTTTGCCGCCGAACAGCGTCCCACTGCGGTGTTTGCCGCCAGTGACTACCTGGTGCTTGGCCTGCTGGATGGGTTACGTGAACAGGGCTTACGCGCCCCGGACGCATTGTCGCTGGTGGGTTTCGATGACGCCAGCTATGCCGAATTCACGCAACCGCGCATCTCCACCATCCGCCAGCCCGCACGCGAAATGGGGCGTGCCGCCGTGGAGCAGATGCTGGCGCTCTTGCACGGCGATCTTCCCGCTGCACAGGAAACCCGCTTTCCGGTGGAATGGATCGCCCGTGACTCCATCAGCCGGTTAAACCCTGTGCGCTAA
- a CDS encoding ATP-binding cassette domain-containing protein: MVNITKTYGSIRSLRGVNLELAPGEVLGLVGDNGAGKSTLTKVLSGAVVPTSGAIRIDGEEQRFANPADARRCHIEMVYQDLSLCDTVDVAGNLFMGREPMKRLLGVPFLDQQKMHADAREMLKGLGISIPDTRLLVRNLSGGQRQAIAIARAAAFNPKVLIMDEPTAALAVAEVEAVLALIKRVSARGVSVILITHRLQDLFLVCDRIMVMYEGTNVADHRVADTSLSEIVNLIVGEKFSAPSAHAH; this comes from the coding sequence ATGGTCAATATCACCAAAACCTACGGCTCGATTCGCTCGCTACGCGGCGTCAATCTCGAGCTAGCCCCCGGCGAAGTGCTGGGTCTGGTAGGCGACAACGGTGCCGGTAAATCCACGCTGACCAAGGTGCTTTCTGGCGCGGTGGTCCCCACCAGTGGTGCCATTCGCATCGATGGCGAGGAGCAGCGTTTTGCCAATCCGGCCGATGCCCGTCGTTGCCATATCGAAATGGTTTATCAGGATTTGTCACTGTGCGACACGGTAGACGTGGCGGGTAACCTGTTTATGGGGCGTGAACCCATGAAACGCCTGTTGGGTGTGCCCTTTCTCGATCAACAAAAAATGCACGCCGATGCACGCGAAATGCTGAAGGGTTTGGGGATCTCGATTCCCGATACCCGGCTGTTGGTGCGTAATCTCTCCGGAGGACAGCGCCAGGCGATCGCCATTGCTCGTGCAGCCGCCTTCAACCCCAAAGTGTTGATCATGGATGAGCCGACCGCCGCGCTGGCAGTGGCCGAAGTGGAGGCAGTATTGGCGCTAATCAAACGCGTCAGCGCGCGTGGCGTCAGCGTCATCCTGATCACCCACCGGTTACAGGATCTGTTCCTGGTGTGCGATCGCATCATGGTGATGTACGAAGGCACCAACGTGGCGGATCATCGGGTGGCCGACACCAGCCTGAGTGAAATCGTCAACCTGATCGTCGGTGAGAAGTTCAGCGCGCCGTCTGCCCACGCCCACTAA
- a CDS encoding ABC transporter permease: protein MSMVNLSGTRMIQHSLPKRLLHNHSGVVSIALFFVFCCVVFSLITSNFLTTPNWLNIIRQSAPLLIVATAMTLVITTGGIDLSVGSTLALVGALSAIALNSWGWPWYCVLIGGLAMGALVGAINGFFIAYEGIPAFIVTLATLAVVRGVALLITQGYSIPVPGDSPFTFMGRAWVVGIPMPALIGIVVLIVGHVVLNHMRFGRYVTAIGANAEGARRSGINTKAVVMRVYIISGMAAALAGMIITARLGSGSSNQGEGFELQVIAAVVLGSTSLFGGFGTVIGTLLGALSIAIIQNGLILSHISPFYTQIATGAIILLAIWINTRILNPARATAKG, encoded by the coding sequence ATGAGTATGGTTAACCTCTCCGGTACACGCATGATTCAGCATTCGCTACCCAAACGCCTGCTACATAACCATTCGGGTGTGGTCAGCATTGCGCTGTTTTTCGTTTTCTGCTGCGTGGTGTTTTCGCTGATCACCAGCAATTTTCTTACTACGCCTAACTGGCTCAACATCATTCGCCAGAGCGCGCCGTTACTGATTGTCGCCACCGCAATGACGCTGGTGATCACCACCGGCGGTATTGATCTCTCGGTCGGTTCGACGCTGGCGCTGGTGGGCGCGTTATCCGCCATTGCCCTCAACAGCTGGGGCTGGCCGTGGTATTGCGTGTTGATCGGCGGGCTGGCAATGGGCGCGCTGGTCGGGGCGATCAATGGATTCTTTATCGCGTATGAAGGGATCCCGGCATTTATCGTCACCCTCGCTACCCTGGCGGTGGTACGTGGTGTGGCGCTGTTGATCACGCAGGGTTATTCGATTCCGGTTCCTGGCGACAGCCCCTTCACCTTTATGGGGCGTGCGTGGGTGGTGGGTATTCCGATGCCAGCGCTGATTGGCATTGTGGTGCTGATTGTCGGTCATGTGGTGCTGAACCATATGCGTTTTGGCCGCTACGTCACCGCCATCGGCGCGAATGCGGAAGGGGCACGTCGCAGCGGTATCAATACCAAAGCGGTGGTGATGCGGGTGTACATCATCAGCGGTATGGCCGCCGCGCTGGCCGGGATGATCATCACAGCCCGCCTCGGTAGCGGTTCCTCCAACCAGGGCGAAGGCTTTGAATTGCAGGTGATTGCGGCGGTGGTGCTGGGCAGCACTAGCCTGTTTGGCGGTTTTGGTACGGTGATCGGCACGCTGCTCGGTGCACTTTCCATCGCCATTATCCAGAACGGGTTGATCCTGTCGCATATCTCGCCGTTCTACACGCAAATCGCCACCGGCGCGATCATCCTGCTCGCCATCTGGATTAACACGCGCATTCTCAACCCGGCCCGCGCCACCGCCAAAGGATAG
- a CDS encoding phosphotriesterase family protein — protein MKGSIFRHPDPLPLGVQSGYVMTVLGPLPLDQMGVTLMHEHILLDASGKWVPPCCCSDRHIAEMPVRIENLGDLSLNPLMSRDNCQLFDVDVAIEELMKFRALGGETVVDPTNIGIGRDPKALQRIARLTGLNIVMGTGLYLQPSHPEWVKTTSVEQLTEKLIYDLGGLAEKPEVLAGLIGEIGVSSRFTGDEEKSLRAAGRASAATGVPIEVHLPGWERLGHKVLDILEQEGADLRHTVLCHMNPSHADKTYQRELADRGAYLEYDMIGMGYYYADEEAQSPSDEENARAICALIDDGYINQILLSQDVFLKTMLTRYGGHGYGHILKNFVPRLRRHGVSGEQLETLMIANPQRVFGA, from the coding sequence ATGAAAGGTTCGATTTTCCGTCATCCCGACCCCCTGCCGCTCGGCGTGCAGAGTGGTTACGTGATGACCGTCCTCGGCCCGTTGCCGTTGGATCAGATGGGCGTCACCTTGATGCATGAACATATTTTGCTCGATGCCTCGGGCAAGTGGGTACCGCCCTGCTGTTGCAGCGATCGCCATATCGCCGAGATGCCGGTTCGCATCGAAAATCTCGGTGATCTGTCACTGAATCCGCTAATGAGCCGAGATAACTGCCAGCTGTTTGACGTCGACGTGGCGATCGAGGAGCTGATGAAGTTCCGCGCGCTGGGCGGGGAAACCGTGGTCGACCCCACCAATATCGGCATTGGACGCGATCCCAAAGCCCTGCAACGCATCGCGCGTCTGACCGGCCTGAATATCGTGATGGGCACCGGGTTGTATCTGCAACCCTCGCACCCGGAGTGGGTGAAAACCACCAGCGTGGAACAACTCACCGAGAAACTGATTTATGACCTGGGTGGCCTGGCGGAGAAACCCGAAGTGCTGGCCGGGTTGATTGGCGAGATTGGCGTGTCCAGCCGCTTCACGGGAGACGAGGAGAAATCCCTGCGTGCTGCCGGGCGCGCCAGCGCGGCGACCGGCGTGCCCATTGAGGTGCATCTGCCCGGCTGGGAACGGTTGGGCCACAAGGTGCTGGACATACTGGAACAGGAAGGGGCCGATCTGCGGCATACCGTGTTGTGCCATATGAACCCCAGCCACGCCGATAAAACCTATCAGCGTGAGCTGGCGGATCGCGGTGCGTATCTCGAGTACGACATGATTGGCATGGGCTATTACTACGCCGATGAAGAGGCGCAATCGCCATCGGATGAAGAGAACGCCCGCGCCATCTGTGCCCTGATCGACGACGGTTACATCAATCAGATCCTGTTATCGCAGGATGTGTTCCTGAAAACCATGCTGACCCGTTACGGCGGGCACGGCTACGGTCATATCCTGAAAAACTTCGTACCGCGTTTGCGCCGTCATGGCGTCAGCGGCGAGCAGTTAGAAACGTTGATGATCGCCAACCCGCAGCGGGTATTTGGCGCGTAA
- a CDS encoding glutamine amidotransferase, with protein MTKKVLLVGESWTSTATHIKGFDQFATATWHNGAVDFLAALADSAYQITHMPVHEAPEQFPLTLEALQAWDVIILSDIGANTLLLHPATWLKSQRTANRLTLLHDYVAQGGALMMIGGYYSFQGINGGARYRNTAVEQTLPVRCLAWDDRVERPEGCYLEQTTPHAVLENLPGDMPWLLGYNEVEMQPEGQLLATVAGTAHPLLAVREYQQGRTLVWTSDMSAHWLPPEFAQWSGFRQLWINCLDWLTGAHA; from the coding sequence ATGACGAAAAAGGTTTTGCTGGTAGGTGAATCCTGGACCAGCACCGCGACACATATCAAAGGCTTTGATCAGTTTGCTACCGCCACCTGGCACAACGGCGCGGTAGATTTTCTTGCCGCGTTAGCGGATAGCGCTTATCAGATCACCCATATGCCGGTACATGAAGCGCCGGAGCAGTTTCCGCTGACGCTGGAAGCTTTGCAGGCGTGGGATGTGATTATTCTGTCGGATATCGGGGCCAATACCCTGTTGCTGCATCCGGCCACCTGGCTGAAAAGCCAGCGCACCGCCAATCGCCTGACGCTGCTGCATGATTATGTCGCACAGGGCGGCGCACTGATGATGATTGGTGGTTATTACAGCTTCCAGGGCATTAACGGTGGCGCGCGTTATCGCAACACCGCGGTGGAGCAGACCTTGCCGGTACGTTGTCTCGCCTGGGATGACCGGGTGGAGCGACCGGAAGGTTGTTATCTGGAGCAGACCACCCCCCATGCGGTGCTGGAGAATCTGCCGGGCGATATGCCGTGGTTGCTGGGCTACAACGAAGTGGAGATGCAGCCGGAAGGTCAGTTGCTGGCGACGGTGGCGGGCACCGCCCATCCGCTGCTGGCGGTGCGTGAGTACCAACAGGGACGCACCCTGGTGTGGACCAGCGATATGTCGGCCCACTGGCTGCCACCAGAGTTTGCCCAATGGTCCGGTTTTCGTCAGTTGTGGATCAACTGTCTCGACTGGCTCACCGGGGCACATGCATGA
- a CDS encoding M20 family metallopeptidase: MSAVVALTQQLLGFNTINPPGDEAACMAWLADYLEQAGFTVQRHSFGDRRANLIATLPGAAGGAPLGFTGHLDTVPLGNAEWQFDPFGTDVRDDRLYGRGSSDMKAAIAAFILACVRHKDAIMAGSGVVLYLTGGEETGCDGARALIASQTLPQPGALIVGEPTANYPVIGHKGALWLRCETRGKTAHGAMPHLGINAIYLAAEALGKIQHFSPGAPHPLMKQPTLNVGRIQGGLNINSVPDRTAFDVDIRTAPNLQHAEIRQRLATTLGETVFITTLVDLPAVLSAAQQRWIQQIFQLCQPLHDAPLTPRIVPYFTDASLLLPALGSPPCVILGPGEPTLAHQTDEYCLLSRLAEAEALYGEIIVQWMTDGA; the protein is encoded by the coding sequence ATGAGCGCAGTTGTCGCTTTAACCCAGCAATTGCTGGGTTTTAACACCATCAATCCACCGGGTGACGAGGCCGCCTGCATGGCCTGGCTGGCAGATTACCTCGAACAGGCAGGATTTACCGTGCAGCGCCACAGCTTCGGCGATCGGCGCGCCAATCTCATCGCCACCCTGCCCGGTGCAGCGGGTGGAGCGCCACTCGGTTTTACCGGCCATCTGGATACCGTCCCACTCGGTAACGCCGAATGGCAGTTCGATCCTTTTGGTACCGATGTGCGCGATGACCGCCTGTATGGTCGAGGCAGCAGCGATATGAAAGCGGCGATTGCCGCGTTTATCCTCGCCTGCGTCCGTCATAAAGATGCCATCATGGCGGGCAGCGGCGTGGTGTTGTACCTCACCGGCGGCGAAGAAACCGGTTGTGACGGCGCTCGCGCCTTGATTGCCAGCCAAACGCTGCCCCAGCCGGGGGCGTTGATTGTCGGTGAACCGACCGCCAACTATCCGGTGATCGGGCATAAGGGTGCGTTGTGGCTACGTTGTGAAACGCGCGGCAAAACCGCTCATGGCGCGATGCCGCATCTTGGTATCAACGCCATCTACCTCGCAGCCGAGGCGCTGGGCAAGATTCAGCATTTCTCACCGGGTGCGCCACATCCGTTGATGAAGCAACCGACGCTCAACGTCGGCCGCATTCAGGGGGGATTAAATATCAACTCGGTACCGGACCGCACCGCCTTTGATGTGGATATCCGCACCGCGCCGAATCTGCAACATGCTGAGATCCGCCAGCGCCTGGCCACCACCCTGGGTGAAACGGTGTTTATCACCACTCTGGTGGATCTGCCTGCGGTGCTGAGTGCCGCACAGCAACGCTGGATACAGCAGATTTTCCAGTTATGTCAGCCGCTGCACGACGCCCCCCTTACGCCACGCATTGTGCCTTACTTTACCGATGCCTCGCTGCTGCTGCCGGCACTCGGTTCACCGCCCTGCGTGATCCTGGGGCCGGGTGAACCGACCCTGGCGCATCAGACCGATGAATATTGCCTGCTGTCACGGCTGGCGGAAGCGGAGGCGTTATACGGGGAGATTATTGTGCAGTGGATGACGGACGGGGCGTGA
- a CDS encoding GNAT family N-acetyltransferase — protein sequence MSLNENVSENYLIRQATIQDVPRILELHFAGLKETNSCSTDTSLDADLYHFSEHYQRVDTRFVVAVSRLEAIVGMGALVSLSSDHYEIKRMRVASHCRRQGIAQQILDELLTFAARQHPQRDILLDSSQTQTAAHRLYENNGFVCYGEALIGGDIPSYLFRRPGKAANCLEREAR from the coding sequence ATGTCGTTGAACGAAAACGTGTCTGAAAACTATCTCATCCGGCAAGCCACCATTCAGGATGTTCCCCGGATACTGGAACTGCATTTTGCCGGTTTAAAAGAGACAAACTCCTGTTCTACCGATACCTCCTTAGATGCTGATCTTTATCATTTTTCCGAACACTATCAACGCGTTGATACACGCTTTGTGGTCGCTGTTTCCCGGCTGGAGGCGATCGTTGGCATGGGGGCGCTGGTCAGCCTTTCTTCTGACCACTATGAGATCAAAAGAATGCGGGTAGCGAGTCACTGCCGTCGACAGGGAATTGCGCAGCAAATACTGGATGAGCTGCTGACATTTGCGGCCAGACAACATCCCCAACGGGATATCCTGCTCGACAGTTCGCAAACACAAACTGCTGCTCACCGGCTGTATGAAAACAACGGTTTTGTTTGTTACGGCGAAGCGCTGATTGGTGGGGATATCCCCAGTTATTTGTTCAGGAGGCCCGGCAAGGCGGCTAACTGCCTGGAGCGTGAAGCGCGATAA
- a CDS encoding AraC family transcriptional regulator codes for MSDNTQAQMVTLLRALAPQEGYNLTALEQVRILRSDRPLARTPVLYDPGIVIVCQGSKRGYLGHQVYLYDEQQYLAVSVPVPFVMETTASAERPLLAIYLHLDFAVAAELMLQLDQQGGTQPIPAPQSMMSSPMDAVMKSTVLRFLQALHDPRDAVILGPALMRELYYRVLTGAQGSVLRAALSQQGQFGKVSKALRHIHACYALPLQLAQLAAAAGMSVPTFHSHFKAITGVAPMQYVKSVRLHQARMLMVRQTLTAAAASFAVGYESPSQFNREFKRLFGLPPAEESRRMQQHFAVPPEQPDAIFISSH; via the coding sequence ATGAGCGATAATACCCAGGCGCAGATGGTGACGTTACTGCGGGCGCTGGCTCCGCAGGAAGGCTATAACCTGACCGCGCTGGAGCAGGTACGTATCCTGCGTTCTGACCGTCCGCTGGCGCGCACGCCGGTGCTGTACGATCCGGGCATCGTGATTGTTTGCCAGGGCAGCAAACGCGGTTATCTGGGCCATCAGGTTTATCTTTATGACGAGCAGCAATACCTGGCGGTATCCGTACCGGTGCCTTTTGTGATGGAAACGACGGCGTCAGCCGAACGGCCATTGCTCGCCATCTACCTGCATCTGGATTTCGCGGTGGCGGCGGAGCTGATGCTGCAACTTGATCAGCAGGGCGGTACGCAGCCGATCCCTGCGCCGCAAAGTATGATGTCCAGCCCGATGGATGCCGTAATGAAAAGCACCGTGTTGCGTTTTTTGCAGGCGCTGCATGACCCGCGTGATGCGGTGATCCTCGGGCCAGCATTGATGCGTGAGTTGTATTATCGCGTATTGACCGGCGCGCAGGGCAGCGTATTGCGCGCTGCGTTAAGTCAGCAGGGGCAATTTGGTAAAGTCAGTAAAGCGTTGCGCCATATCCACGCCTGCTATGCGCTGCCGCTGCAACTGGCGCAACTGGCCGCCGCCGCGGGGATGAGTGTGCCAACTTTCCACAGCCATTTTAAAGCGATAACCGGCGTTGCCCCAATGCAGTACGTGAAGTCAGTGCGGCTGCATCAGGCGCGGATGTTGATGGTGCGCCAGACGCTGACCGCGGCAGCGGCCAGTTTCGCCGTGGGATATGAAAGCCCGTCGCAGTTTAACCGTGAATTTAAACGCCTGTTTGGCCTGCCGCCCGCCGAGGAGAGCCGCAGGATGCAGCAACATTTTGCCGTGCCGCCGGAACAGCCGGACGCGATATTTATTTCATCGCATTAA